The Gemmatimonadetes bacterium SCN 70-22 region TTCGTCTCGCCCACGTCGAGGTTCTTCACCGGGACCCCCCGCTTGATCAGCTTGCTCTGCAGGATGTCGAACAGCGCCCGCATCCGGAACTCGTCGTCGGCGGTGAGGGTGAGGGTCCCGTCCGCCCGGGAGAATTCGATCGTCGCCTTGGATCCCTTGAAGTCGTAGCGGGTGGCGATCTCCTTGTCGGCCTGGTTGACCGCGTTGTCGACTTCCTGGAGATCGACGCCGGTGGTCACGTCGAAGGAGCTCAGTTGGGCCATGGTGTAGTACGGTGCGCGCCGAGGAAGGTCAGGGTTCGCGTTCGGGACGGAAAGCGAGGTCGAAGGCGAGCCAGACGAGCTTGGAAATGGGGTAGAGCACGACGGGGGCGAGCGCCATGCCGAGCGGGGCGCCGACCTGGATCGCGTCCCAGGGGACCGTCGGCCACATGAACACCAGCACGGCGACGAAGATCCCCGTGAAGAGGAGTTCGGAGAGGACGAGGTTGAACATCATCCCGCCGAGGAAGTAGTCGGGCTCGCCACGCTCCAGCGCCTTGTGGCAGTGCCCGCACGCCTCGCGGAGGCGGAACCAGTGCACCAGGACCGGCCCTCCGCCACAGTGCGGGCAGCGGAGGGTGACGGCCCGCCCGACCAGCCGGAACAGGTGCGTGAAGCCCTCGAAGGTGAGGTCGAGGTGCTCGTTGGCATCGCGCAGCGATGCGGGCACCGGCGCCAGCGGACCTCCTGTCTCCCGTCCCCCGCCTCCCGTCGGATGCTCAGCCAAGATACGATTCGAGCGCCCGCGCCCGCGACACGTGGCGCAAGCGCGAGAGGGCCTTTTCCTTGATCTGGCGCACGCGCTCGCGCGTGATGCCTAACAAGGCGCCGATCTGCTCGAGCGTCATCGGTTCCTCCCCGTCGAGGCCGAAGTAGAGCCGGAGGATCTTGGCCTCGCGCTCCTTGAGCGACGACAGCGCCTCCTCGATCGATTCCGTGAGCGCTTTCTCGAAGGTCTGCTCGTCGGGAGTGGGGTTCAGGTTGTCGGGGAGGTAGTCGAGGAGCTTGTTGTCCTCGCCCGGCGTGAGCGGCGCATCGAGGGAGAGGTGCGCCTGCGAGATCGACATCGTCTTGGCGACTTCCTCCTCGGTGATGTCCATCCCGTCGGCGATCTCGGCGTGCGTCGCCTCGCGCCCCAGTTCCTGCAGCAGCGCGTTGGCGCGCTTGCCGATGCGGTGCAGCGTCCCGGCGCGGTTGAGCGGGACGCGGACGATGCGGGACTGCTCGGCGAGCGCCTGGAGGATCGCCTGCCGGATCCACCAGACCGCGTAGGAAATGAACTTGATCCCCTTGGTCTCGTCGAACTTGTGGGCGGCCCGGATGAGCCCGAGGTTCCCCTCGTTGATCAGGTCCGAGAGCGAGACCCCCTGGTTCTGGTACTTCTTCGCGACCGACACCACGAAGCGCAGGTTGGAGCGCACCAGCTTGTCCAGCGCATCCTGGTCCCCCTGGCGGATGCACTGCGCGAGCGACACCTCCTCCTCCCGCGTGATGAGCGGGTAGGCGCTGATGTCGCGGAGGTACTGGTCCAGCGAGCCTTCGTCGAACGACGACTTCTTGGAAGCGATGCGTCCTGCAGCCACGTGGGCTCCTGATGATCGGCGGTCGGGCGACGCCGAGGCGTCACCGGAAAGTGGGACGACTGCCCGTGGGTAAACTAGCGGACTCGATCGCCAAGTCGACTCCATCGCACGTGCGTGAGGAAGTCGAGGCGCGAGGTCGAATCCGGGAGATAGCTGTAGTAGACCACCATCGGTTGCCCGCGCACCAGGGAGTCCGGGACAAAGCCCCAGTAGCGCGAATCCAGTGAATTGTCGCGGTTGTCGCCCAGCACGAAGAGGTGCTCGCGCGGCACGACGAGCGGCCCCCAGTTGTTGCGTGAGGGGTGGTAGGAGAACGACGCCTGGGCCGAGCGCACCAGGTAGTCGCGCTGCCAGCGGAACTCGTCGCCCGCCGGATCGGCGCCGGGATCGGTGTGGCGTACGTAGGTCTCCTGCAGCCGCACGCCGTTGCGGTAGAGGATCCCGTCTTCCATCCGCAGCGTGTCGCCGGGGATCCCCACCAGGCGCTTGACGAAGATCTTGGACGGGTCGCTGGGCCACTGGAAG contains the following coding sequences:
- a CDS encoding YajQ family cyclic di-GMP-binding protein, encoding MAQLSSFDVTTGVDLQEVDNAVNQADKEIATRYDFKGSKATIEFSRADGTLTLTADDEFRMRALFDILQSKLIKRGVPVKNLDVGETKAAGGDTVRKVIGLKMSLDAETAKKVSATIKEAKLKKVQAAIQGEQVRVSSPSRDDLQLAIALLRSTDFGVELMFGNYR
- a CDS encoding RNA polymerase subunit sigma, with protein sequence MAAGRIASKKSSFDEGSLDQYLRDISAYPLITREEEVSLAQCIRQGDQDALDKLVRSNLRFVVSVAKKYQNQGVSLSDLINEGNLGLIRAAHKFDETKGIKFISYAVWWIRQAILQALAEQSRIVRVPLNRAGTLHRIGKRANALLQELGREATHAEIADGMDITEEEVAKTMSISQAHLSLDAPLTPGEDNKLLDYLPDNLNPTPDEQTFEKALTESIEEALSSLKEREAKILRLYFGLDGEEPMTLEQIGALLGITRERVRQIKEKALSRLRHVSRARALESYLG
- a CDS encoding signal peptidase I, which produces MNQRTPRVLRFLWDWAKSFQLAVVLFLVIRALVVEAFKIPSGSMEGTLLVGDFLLVNKLVYGAEVPFTGRRLPAVRTPARGDVIVFQWPSDPSKIFVKRLVGIPGDTLRMEDGILYRNGVRLQETYVRHTDPGADPAGDEFRWQRDYLVRSAQASFSYHPSRNNWGPLVVPREHLFVLGDNRDNSLDSRYWGFVPDSLVRGQPMVVYYSYLPDSTSRLDFLTHVRWSRLGDRVR